A part of Populus alba chromosome 8, ASM523922v2, whole genome shotgun sequence genomic DNA contains:
- the LOC118055742 gene encoding uncharacterized protein isoform X4, protein MAASFYYWNDCVDVQDMEAMWREPEVSTEWLDAGETKGNKVHLSRDPDGEPYLTQTEMKAVADIIVRRHFDSQVHPDMICAIAELASDRQPLSTRWYDKKTKETAMGIMQILPKTAEWLVRDLGYRAYEVEGNPEILCRPFVSVYFGAAYLKWLSNFEKKVRSEEFIVRAYDGGPKKATHKSTLPYWKRYLCVKESLPSRRFVSPSVNSACSSTAPAAPSSEDTGFVYIYWDSKASLEDMQEMWSHSEVAKEWTESGEKRGKVRFSHDQNKRPYLSRVEMKAVADIILSKHFSTRGVKPSVLCALAEMVSMRFVNGVGPRTGLMGIDYSTAFWLYILLGLVIRI, encoded by the exons ATGGCTGCCAGCTTCTATTATTGGAATGATTGCGTTGATGTCCAGGACATGGAAGCAATGTGGCGGGAACCTGAAGTTAGCACGGAATGGTTAGATGCTGGAGAGACTaaaggaaataaagttcaccTTTCACGGGATCCTGATGGAGAGCCTTATTTGACGCAGACTGAGATGAAG GCTGTTGCTGATATTATTGTCCGTAGACATTTTGATTCACAAGTACACCCG GACATGATATGTGCTATAGCTGAACTTGCAAGTGACAGACAGCCCCTCTCTACGAGGTggtatgataaaaaaacaaaggaaacagcCATGGGGATCATGCAAATTTTACCAAAAACAGCAGAGTGGCTGGTCAG AGACTTGGGTTATCGGGCATATGAAGTAGAAGGGAATCCAGAAATTCTATGTCGACCTTTTGTTAGCGTTTATTTTGGTGCTGCTTATCTTAAATGGCTATCGAACTTTGAGAAAAA AGTAAGAAGTGAAGAGTTCATAGTTAGGGCGTATgacggcggccctaaaaaagcAACCCACAAATCGACTTTGCCATATTGGAAAAGATACCTTTGTGTCAAAGAAAGTCTCCCATCCAG AAGGTTTGTCAGTCCTTCAGTAAACAGTGCTTGTTCTTCAACTGCTCCAGCTGCACCTTCTTCAGAAGACACAG gttttgtttatatatactGGGACTCTAAAGCTTCCCTGGAAGACATGCAGGAGATGTGGAGTCATTCTGAAGTCGCAAAGGAGTGGACAGAATCTggagaaaaaagaggaaaggtGCGCTTTTCACATGATCAGAACAAGAGACCTTATCTATCCCGGGTAGAAATGAAG GCTGTTGCAGACATAATTCTTTCAAAGCACTTCAGCACAAGGGGTGTTAAGCCT TCAGTCCTTTGTGCTCTTGCTGAGATGGTTAGCATGCGTTTTGTTAACGGGGTTGGACCGCGAACTGGATTAATGGGGATCGACTACTCTACAGCTTTCTGGCTTTACAT CTTACTTGGCTTGGTTATCCGAATTTGA
- the LOC118055742 gene encoding uncharacterized protein isoform X3, with product MAASFYYWNDCVDVQDMEAMWREPEVSTEWLDAGETKGNKVHLSRDPDGEPYLTQTEMKAVADIIVRRHFDSQVHPDMICAIAELASDRQPLSTRWYDKKTKETAMGIMQILPKTAEWLVRDLGYRAYEVEGNPEILCRPFVSVYFGAAYLKWLSNFEKKVRSEEFIVRAYDGGPKKATHKSTLPYWKRYLCVKESLPSRRFVSPSVNSACSSTAPAAPSSEDTGFVYIYWDSKASLEDMQEMWSHSEVAKEWTESGEKRGKAVADIILSKHFSTRGVKPSVLCALAEMVSMRFVNGVGPRTGLMGIDYSTAFWLYMEWGYRAYRVDSVDDMTKPFVSVYFGAAYLAWLSEFEGRERTPQFVVPAYLSGPKNVTRQESGPLWLKFEQALSNYEDIKRDPGNCTIL from the exons ATGGCTGCCAGCTTCTATTATTGGAATGATTGCGTTGATGTCCAGGACATGGAAGCAATGTGGCGGGAACCTGAAGTTAGCACGGAATGGTTAGATGCTGGAGAGACTaaaggaaataaagttcaccTTTCACGGGATCCTGATGGAGAGCCTTATTTGACGCAGACTGAGATGAAG GCTGTTGCTGATATTATTGTCCGTAGACATTTTGATTCACAAGTACACCCG GACATGATATGTGCTATAGCTGAACTTGCAAGTGACAGACAGCCCCTCTCTACGAGGTggtatgataaaaaaacaaaggaaacagcCATGGGGATCATGCAAATTTTACCAAAAACAGCAGAGTGGCTGGTCAG AGACTTGGGTTATCGGGCATATGAAGTAGAAGGGAATCCAGAAATTCTATGTCGACCTTTTGTTAGCGTTTATTTTGGTGCTGCTTATCTTAAATGGCTATCGAACTTTGAGAAAAA AGTAAGAAGTGAAGAGTTCATAGTTAGGGCGTATgacggcggccctaaaaaagcAACCCACAAATCGACTTTGCCATATTGGAAAAGATACCTTTGTGTCAAAGAAAGTCTCCCATCCAG AAGGTTTGTCAGTCCTTCAGTAAACAGTGCTTGTTCTTCAACTGCTCCAGCTGCACCTTCTTCAGAAGACACAG gttttgtttatatatactGGGACTCTAAAGCTTCCCTGGAAGACATGCAGGAGATGTGGAGTCATTCTGAAGTCGCAAAGGAGTGGACAGAATCTggagaaaaaagaggaaag GCTGTTGCAGACATAATTCTTTCAAAGCACTTCAGCACAAGGGGTGTTAAGCCT TCAGTCCTTTGTGCTCTTGCTGAGATGGTTAGCATGCGTTTTGTTAACGGGGTTGGACCGCGAACTGGATTAATGGGGATCGACTACTCTACAGCTTTCTGGCTTTACAT GGAGTGGGGTTATAGGGCTTACAGAGTAGATTCTGTTGACGATATGACCAAGCCATTTGTGTCTGTGTACTTTGGTGCAGCTTACTTGGCTTGGTTATCCGAATTTGAAGGGAG GGAAAGAACTCCACAGTTTGTCGTTCCAGCTTATCTTTCTGGGCCAAAGAACGTGACCCGTCAAGAGTCTGGTCCCCTTTGGCTCAAATTCGAGCAAGCTTTGAGCAATTACGAAGACATAAAGAG GGATCCTGGAAATTGCACCATCCTGTAA
- the LOC118055742 gene encoding uncharacterized protein isoform X2, whose protein sequence is MAASFYYWNDCVDVQDMEAMWREPEVSTEWLDAGETKGNKVHLSRDPDGEPYLTQTEMKAVADIIVRRHFDSQVHPDMICAIAELASDRQPLSTRWYDKKTKETAMGIMQILPKTAEWLVRDLGYRAYEVEGNPEILCRPFVSVYFGAAYLKWLSNFEKKVRSEEFIVRAYDGGPKKATHKSTLPYWKRYLCVKESLPSRRFVSPSVNSACSSTAPAAPSSEDTGFVYIYWDSKASLEDMQEMWSHSEVAKEWTESGEKRGKVRFSHDQNKRPYLSRVEMKSVLCALAEMVSMRFVNGVGPRTGLMGIDYSTAFWLYMEWGYRAYRVDSVDDMTKPFVSVYFGAAYLAWLSEFEGRERTPQFVVPAYLSGPKNVTRQESGPLWLKFEQALSNYEDIKRDPGNCTIL, encoded by the exons ATGGCTGCCAGCTTCTATTATTGGAATGATTGCGTTGATGTCCAGGACATGGAAGCAATGTGGCGGGAACCTGAAGTTAGCACGGAATGGTTAGATGCTGGAGAGACTaaaggaaataaagttcaccTTTCACGGGATCCTGATGGAGAGCCTTATTTGACGCAGACTGAGATGAAG GCTGTTGCTGATATTATTGTCCGTAGACATTTTGATTCACAAGTACACCCG GACATGATATGTGCTATAGCTGAACTTGCAAGTGACAGACAGCCCCTCTCTACGAGGTggtatgataaaaaaacaaaggaaacagcCATGGGGATCATGCAAATTTTACCAAAAACAGCAGAGTGGCTGGTCAG AGACTTGGGTTATCGGGCATATGAAGTAGAAGGGAATCCAGAAATTCTATGTCGACCTTTTGTTAGCGTTTATTTTGGTGCTGCTTATCTTAAATGGCTATCGAACTTTGAGAAAAA AGTAAGAAGTGAAGAGTTCATAGTTAGGGCGTATgacggcggccctaaaaaagcAACCCACAAATCGACTTTGCCATATTGGAAAAGATACCTTTGTGTCAAAGAAAGTCTCCCATCCAG AAGGTTTGTCAGTCCTTCAGTAAACAGTGCTTGTTCTTCAACTGCTCCAGCTGCACCTTCTTCAGAAGACACAG gttttgtttatatatactGGGACTCTAAAGCTTCCCTGGAAGACATGCAGGAGATGTGGAGTCATTCTGAAGTCGCAAAGGAGTGGACAGAATCTggagaaaaaagaggaaaggtGCGCTTTTCACATGATCAGAACAAGAGACCTTATCTATCCCGGGTAGAAATGAAG TCAGTCCTTTGTGCTCTTGCTGAGATGGTTAGCATGCGTTTTGTTAACGGGGTTGGACCGCGAACTGGATTAATGGGGATCGACTACTCTACAGCTTTCTGGCTTTACAT GGAGTGGGGTTATAGGGCTTACAGAGTAGATTCTGTTGACGATATGACCAAGCCATTTGTGTCTGTGTACTTTGGTGCAGCTTACTTGGCTTGGTTATCCGAATTTGAAGGGAG GGAAAGAACTCCACAGTTTGTCGTTCCAGCTTATCTTTCTGGGCCAAAGAACGTGACCCGTCAAGAGTCTGGTCCCCTTTGGCTCAAATTCGAGCAAGCTTTGAGCAATTACGAAGACATAAAGAG GGATCCTGGAAATTGCACCATCCTGTAA
- the LOC118055742 gene encoding uncharacterized protein isoform X1: protein MAASFYYWNDCVDVQDMEAMWREPEVSTEWLDAGETKGNKVHLSRDPDGEPYLTQTEMKAVADIIVRRHFDSQVHPDMICAIAELASDRQPLSTRWYDKKTKETAMGIMQILPKTAEWLVRDLGYRAYEVEGNPEILCRPFVSVYFGAAYLKWLSNFEKKVRSEEFIVRAYDGGPKKATHKSTLPYWKRYLCVKESLPSRRFVSPSVNSACSSTAPAAPSSEDTGFVYIYWDSKASLEDMQEMWSHSEVAKEWTESGEKRGKVRFSHDQNKRPYLSRVEMKAVADIILSKHFSTRGVKPSVLCALAEMVSMRFVNGVGPRTGLMGIDYSTAFWLYMEWGYRAYRVDSVDDMTKPFVSVYFGAAYLAWLSEFEGRERTPQFVVPAYLSGPKNVTRQESGPLWLKFEQALSNYEDIKRDPGNCTIL, encoded by the exons ATGGCTGCCAGCTTCTATTATTGGAATGATTGCGTTGATGTCCAGGACATGGAAGCAATGTGGCGGGAACCTGAAGTTAGCACGGAATGGTTAGATGCTGGAGAGACTaaaggaaataaagttcaccTTTCACGGGATCCTGATGGAGAGCCTTATTTGACGCAGACTGAGATGAAG GCTGTTGCTGATATTATTGTCCGTAGACATTTTGATTCACAAGTACACCCG GACATGATATGTGCTATAGCTGAACTTGCAAGTGACAGACAGCCCCTCTCTACGAGGTggtatgataaaaaaacaaaggaaacagcCATGGGGATCATGCAAATTTTACCAAAAACAGCAGAGTGGCTGGTCAG AGACTTGGGTTATCGGGCATATGAAGTAGAAGGGAATCCAGAAATTCTATGTCGACCTTTTGTTAGCGTTTATTTTGGTGCTGCTTATCTTAAATGGCTATCGAACTTTGAGAAAAA AGTAAGAAGTGAAGAGTTCATAGTTAGGGCGTATgacggcggccctaaaaaagcAACCCACAAATCGACTTTGCCATATTGGAAAAGATACCTTTGTGTCAAAGAAAGTCTCCCATCCAG AAGGTTTGTCAGTCCTTCAGTAAACAGTGCTTGTTCTTCAACTGCTCCAGCTGCACCTTCTTCAGAAGACACAG gttttgtttatatatactGGGACTCTAAAGCTTCCCTGGAAGACATGCAGGAGATGTGGAGTCATTCTGAAGTCGCAAAGGAGTGGACAGAATCTggagaaaaaagaggaaaggtGCGCTTTTCACATGATCAGAACAAGAGACCTTATCTATCCCGGGTAGAAATGAAG GCTGTTGCAGACATAATTCTTTCAAAGCACTTCAGCACAAGGGGTGTTAAGCCT TCAGTCCTTTGTGCTCTTGCTGAGATGGTTAGCATGCGTTTTGTTAACGGGGTTGGACCGCGAACTGGATTAATGGGGATCGACTACTCTACAGCTTTCTGGCTTTACAT GGAGTGGGGTTATAGGGCTTACAGAGTAGATTCTGTTGACGATATGACCAAGCCATTTGTGTCTGTGTACTTTGGTGCAGCTTACTTGGCTTGGTTATCCGAATTTGAAGGGAG GGAAAGAACTCCACAGTTTGTCGTTCCAGCTTATCTTTCTGGGCCAAAGAACGTGACCCGTCAAGAGTCTGGTCCCCTTTGGCTCAAATTCGAGCAAGCTTTGAGCAATTACGAAGACATAAAGAG GGATCCTGGAAATTGCACCATCCTGTAA